The DNA window ttcctgacatttaatcctagtaaaaattcactgtcttatgtcagttaggatcatcactttatttaagaatgtgaaatgtcagaataatagtagagagaatgatttatttgagcttttatttatttcatcacattcccagtgggtcagaagtttacatacactcaattagtatttagtagcattgtctttaaattgtttaacttaggtcaaacgttttgggtagccttccacaagcttcccacaataatttgggtgaattttggcccattcctcRtgacagagctggtgtaactgagtcaggtttgtagaccttcttgctcgcacacactttttcagttctgcccacaaattttctataggatggaggtRagggctttgtgatggccactccagtaccttgctttgttgttcttaagccattttMccacacctttggaagtatacttggggtcattgtccatttggaagacccatttgcYACCAAGCTTGARRttcctgactgatgtcttgagatgttgctacaatatatcAACATTATTTTCCTGCKtcatggtgccatctattttgtgtcKCtactacagcaaagcaccccgacaacatgatgctgccacccccgtgcttcacggttgggatggtgttcttcggcttgctagcctccccctttttcctccaaYcataacggtggtcattatggccaaacagttctatttttgtttcatcagaccagaggacatttctccaaaaagtacgatctttgtccccatgtgcagttgcaaaccgtagtctggcttttttatggtggttttggagcaatggctttttccttgctgagcagcctttgaggttatgtcgacataggactcgttttactgtggatatagacactttgtacctgtttcctccaggtaTCGTCACAaggctttgctgttgttctgggattgattttcacttttcgcaccaaaagtacattcatctctaggagacataatgtgtcttccttcctgagtggtatgacggctgcgtggtccatggtgtttatacttgcgtactattgtttgtacagtgaacgtggtaccttcaggcgtttggaattgctcccaaggatgaaccagacttgtggaggtctacagttcttggtggatttcttttgttttcccatgatgtccaagcaaagaggcactgagtttgaaggtaggcctttaaacacatccacaggcacacctccaattgactcaatgatgataattagcctatcagaagcttctaatgccatgacatcattttctggaattttccaagctgtttaaaggcacagtcaacttagtgtatgtaaacttctgacccactggaaatgtgatactgtgaattaaagtgaaataatcttctgtaaacaattgttggaaaaattactgtgtcatgcattacatttacatttacatttaagtcatttagcagacgctcttatccagagcgacttaaaattggtgcattcaccttatgatatccagtggaacaaccactttacaatagtgcatctaactcttttaaggggggggggggttagaaggatacttatcctatcctaggtattccttaaagaggtggggtttcggtgtctccggaaggtggtgattgacgccgctgacctggcgtcgtgagggagtttgttcaccattggggtgccagagcagcgaacagttttgactgggctgagcgggaactgtacttcctcagaggtagggaggcgagcaggccagaggtggatgaacgcagtgcccttgtttgggtgtagggcctgatcagagcctgaaggtacggaggtgccgttccctcacagctccgtggcaagcaccatggtcttgtaggcgtgcgagcttcaactggaagccagtggagagagcggaggagcgagtatgtatgtatgtatgcacaaagtatatgttctaacacttgccaaaactatagttttgttataCAAGacagtgtggagtggttgaaaaattagtttaatgactccaacctaagttcaAGTAAACTTCTGATTCCAACTTAATGTTTTGGGAAAATCCAATCCATTACACCACTCTCCCTAGTATCACTCTCCCTATTTTCAAGCATaggcatcatcatgttgtttgTATGCTtgcaatcgttaaggactgggtagtttttcaggataaaaaaaatctatggaaTCGAGCTAAGCACGGTCTAAAMCCTACAGGAAAACCTtgatcagtctgctttccaccagacgctgggagattaattcacttttcagcaggtcaataaccttaaacacaaggtaAAACCtacactggtgttgcttaccaagttgacagtgaatgttcctgagtggctgagttaaaGTTGACTAAAARCTACTTGAAAATCTATGYtaagacctgaaaatagttgtctagcaatgatcaacaaccaatttgacagagcttgaattatTTTATTAAATGCGCAAATGGGGCACAATTCAggtttggaaagctcttagagacttacccagaaagactcacagctgtaatcattgccaagtGTTGAtctaaaaagtattgactcaggggtgtgaatacttacactaccgttcaaaagtttggggtcacttagaaatgtccttgttttttaaagaatagaaaaaaaaattgtccattaaaatatcaaatttatcagaaatacagtatagactgtggcagaccagggggtttgttCGAGACTTTTACACAGATCAAACACGGACAGAGTatgattagctcggtttcaagggtgtttatataaataataaatcaaaagaaaaggataggtctcccccataagaccctctccgggataccatCTTCTGgactccgggtcttgctgtaaaaaactgaactccctcctTTTAGCTCGGGCACTGTCTCCAACTATACAGAAGTCACCTTTCttcccccagtccctctccttgtgTGCTGCCctcctggcagctttatgggactcgTACAGCTGGTGYgcaatcagcccttgattacacACCAACCACAATCAGCRCCAATTAGTCCTGGctggagagcccgtcgagacctggcacgtccagcagagggagccatcgcctcgtgatgtagacTCCATCTGCCACCatggcctcgacgagtctccccctggtggctgacctgctgtacaccacaagacattgttaatgttttaaactgagcaagaggacaagtacagttgaggacttgtgaggcatctgtttctcaaactagacactctaatgtacttgtcctctttctcaattgtgcaccggggcctcccactcctctttctattctagttagagccagtttgtgcggTTCTGTGAAGAGattagtacacagtgttgtaccagatcttcagtttcttggKaatttctcgcatggaatagccttcctttcaAAGAAAAAMaatagactgacgagtttcagaagaaagttctttgtttctgaccattttgagcctgtaatcaaacccacaaatgctgatgctccagatactcaactagtctaaagacggacagttttattgcttctttaatcagaacaacagtttccagctgtgctaacataattgcaaaagggttttctaatgatcaattagccttttaaaatgataaacttggattagctaacacaatgtgccattggaacacaggagtgatggttgctgataatgggccactgTACGCCWatgtagatattccattaaaaaacagccgtttccagctacaatagttatttaaaacattaacaatgtctacactgtatttctgatcaatttgatgttattttaatggacaaaaaatgtgattttctttaaaaaaaaacaaggacatttctaagtgaccccgaacttttgaactgtagtgtatgtaaattccctAACGGTGGCCATGTCAACTGTCACAGCAAAATAGTAACTTGTCAAACAAGTCTTTCACTGCCTTATATAGGGAATCAATACGAGATTTCCTATTCTACAAACTAAGAGGGCAAATCTCTTTGAGAATAGTTATAGTTATCAAAGAAAATCTGCTTGCATTCAATGTTGTTAATCAGATCTTTAACCACATTGGGAGCTGAGGCGCAGTGAGTTTTCATTATTGTATCATGAGGAGGTGACAGCCTTAATTGTAATTGTCACAGTAGGTGTCCAGCCCCACGCTCTCCTCCCAGTTCTTGGCCACGCtattcttcttgttcttctccgCCATGATAATGGCAGCTACCACGGTGACCACCACGGTGACCGTCAGAATGAGCACTGTCACAGTCTCTCCGACACACAGCTCATCATCCACTTCTCCCATGGACCTGCCCTTTAGCTCGGTGGGCTGGCTGCACCTCAGCTCCTGGTAGTCATCCAGGAAGACCCTGTGGATGCTGGACAACTTCCTGAACACCCTCTGCAGGTCGCAGTCACAGTGCCAGGGGTTGCCCTCCAACAGGACGTGGAGGCTGGGGGTGTGGATGCTCAACAGGGTCCTGTAGCCCAGGGTGCTTAGGCGGTTGAGGGCCAGGTCCAGCAGAGTTAGGGAAGACATAGGGGCGAAGACTCCTGGCTCAGTGGAGCTGATCAAGTTCCCCCGAAGGCCCAGCACCTCCAGGGAGCGCAGCGTGGAGAAGAGGCCGGAACCCAGGGAGGTTAGATGGTTTCCCTCCAGGTGGAGCTGGCGCAGGCCAGTCAGGTAACCCAGGGCTCTGGGCTTTACTGTGGAGATTAGGTTGCTGCTCAGGTCCAGCTTCTGGAGGCTGTCCAGGCTGTGGAAGGCCCCACTCTCCAGGACGGTGAGATGGTTGTGATCCAGCAGGAGCTCTGTTAGGGATTCAAGGCCCAGGGAGAAGCCAGGCCCCAGGGCAGAAAGGTGGTTACGGCTCAGGTCCAGCCTCCTCAGAccctggagggaggagaaagcTCCGTCATCTACATGGCTGAGGTTGTTGTCTTTTAAAAGGAGCACCCTCAGGCTCCACAGGGTCCCAAATGAACCTGCTTGGAGCACTGTCAACAGGTTTCTGGACAGGTCCAGGTACTCTGTGTTGTGGGGGACATTCCTAAGAGGAGTGGTAAGATTCCCACCCGAACAGttgatatattttatatctgtgAGGCAGCTGCACCCGTCATAGCAAGCAGTAATTTTCTTCAATGGAAAAGTGATAACATACATGATGAATATGAACCAATGGGATGGATCCATCCTGttcctgaaataaataaaagaacaaaTAAAAGAACAAAGGCTCATGCATTTCACAACATATCCTGAAAAATGATATGACGTTGAATTATTTGTTAGTGTTTGTGTGAACACTACTCCCACAAGCTTGAGAAAAGCATCAGATACTTTACCCTGTCTAAAAACAACAACTGT is part of the Salvelinus sp. IW2-2015 linkage group LG36, ASM291031v2, whole genome shotgun sequence genome and encodes:
- the LOC111959846 gene encoding carboxypeptidase N subunit 2-like; translated protein: MDPSHWFIFIMYVITFPLKKITACYDGCSCLTDIKYINCSGGNLTTPLRNVPHNTEYLDLSRNLLTVLQAGSFGTLWSLRVLLLKDNNLSHVDDGAFSSLQGLRRLDLSRNHLSALGPGFSLGLESLTELLLDHNHLTVLESGAFHSLDSLQKLDLSSNLISTVKPRALGYLTGLRQLHLEGNHLTSLGSGLFSTLRSLEVLGLRGNLISSTEPGVFAPMSSLTLLDLALNRLSTLGYRTLLSIHTPSLHVLLEGNPWHCDCDLQRVFRKLSSIHRVFLDDYQELRCSQPTELKGRSMGEVDDELCVGETVTVLILTVTVVVTVVAAIIMAEKNKKNSVAKNWEESVGLDTYCDNYN